The following proteins are encoded in a genomic region of Methanobacterium sp.:
- a CDS encoding VWA domain-containing protein, whose translation MKSLKNLIFPFSAIVGQENIKKALILNAINPGIGGVLIKGDKGTGKTTAVRALADLLPSIKVVKGCPFNCDPEDKGSLCDSCISEDMKIEKKKMRVVELPLGSTEDRVLGSINIEKALKEGIKALEPGILAEANRNILYIDEINLLDDNIVDVLLDAAAYGINVVEREGISLSHPSRFILVGTMNPAEGELRPQLSDRIGLHIVAHSIMDIKDRVEIMARREEFESDPEAFADKFKEEQQKILENILSARKLLKNINVSSEIMKAIAHVSVNIGVDGHRADIAILKTAKTIAAYNKHVEVTYDDLEEAMLLVLGERLPKTFDQNKIKQMMEKAISDTAEEEKDQSGEEQQDNTKGESTPSDEDQKSDGDEDQSGGNGDNNENGDLTPEETPEEKEDDEKENRTVNISPGPAEQGEDQKKGMKLQSKEDEKGSVDADSEKIDIKKLLKMKGATKNRLYGKRVDSKTQKGKYIKSKFPKNGNQDIAIDATLRAAAIRSNGRIKVENEDIRQKVRKHGSRASIALVVDVSGSMFSQRKANKVKGILNQLIDDTARHKDRISVIGFKGQGAEVIVPTTRRAVSFKEYVDNIRVGGTTPLASGIEKGFEVLKKEKRKREYVPIMMILTDGMPNVGIKEGPTRDAINAAKNLKENDITTIVVNFEKSVKYGRSTNMEIALASGGRYYDLEDIKDAKEAVSQIIEYERSFF comes from the coding sequence GTGAAATCATTGAAAAATCTTATTTTTCCATTTTCAGCAATTGTTGGTCAGGAAAACATTAAAAAAGCACTTATATTAAATGCAATTAATCCCGGTATTGGTGGAGTGCTCATTAAAGGAGACAAGGGTACTGGTAAAACCACAGCAGTCAGGGCTCTCGCTGACCTCTTACCCTCCATTAAAGTGGTAAAAGGCTGTCCATTTAACTGCGATCCTGAGGATAAAGGTTCACTTTGCGATTCTTGTATATCTGAAGACATGAAGATAGAAAAGAAGAAAATGCGCGTTGTGGAGCTTCCTCTGGGTTCAACTGAAGACCGTGTTCTTGGATCAATAAATATTGAAAAAGCACTTAAAGAAGGTATTAAAGCCTTAGAGCCAGGTATTCTTGCTGAAGCTAATAGAAATATACTCTATATTGACGAAATAAACCTTCTGGATGATAACATCGTCGATGTCCTGCTGGACGCTGCTGCCTATGGCATAAATGTTGTAGAAAGAGAAGGAATCTCCCTATCCCATCCATCACGGTTCATACTTGTTGGAACCATGAATCCTGCTGAAGGTGAGCTTAGACCACAGCTTTCAGATAGAATTGGCCTGCATATTGTCGCACACAGCATTATGGACATAAAAGACCGTGTTGAAATAATGGCACGAAGGGAAGAGTTTGAAAGTGATCCTGAAGCATTTGCAGACAAATTCAAGGAAGAACAGCAGAAAATTCTTGAAAACATTTTAAGTGCAAGGAAACTTCTTAAAAATATAAATGTATCTTCTGAAATTATGAAAGCAATAGCACACGTAAGCGTTAATATAGGAGTTGATGGTCATAGGGCAGATATTGCCATATTAAAAACAGCAAAAACTATTGCAGCTTACAATAAACACGTTGAAGTTACTTATGATGACTTGGAAGAGGCAATGTTACTTGTTCTTGGTGAAAGACTTCCTAAAACATTTGACCAAAATAAAATTAAACAAATGATGGAAAAAGCGATTTCTGACACTGCTGAAGAAGAAAAGGATCAAAGCGGAGAAGAACAACAGGATAATACAAAAGGAGAATCAACACCTTCAGATGAAGATCAAAAAAGCGACGGTGATGAAGATCAATCAGGAGGTAATGGAGATAACAATGAAAACGGTGATTTAACTCCTGAAGAAACCCCAGAAGAAAAAGAAGATGATGAAAAAGAAAATAGAACTGTGAATATTTCTCCAGGACCTGCTGAACAGGGTGAAGATCAAAAAAAAGGAATGAAACTTCAAAGTAAGGAAGATGAAAAAGGCAGTGTTGATGCTGATAGCGAGAAGATTGACATAAAAAAGCTCCTTAAAATGAAAGGCGCAACTAAAAATCGTCTTTATGGAAAACGAGTTGATTCTAAGACACAGAAAGGTAAATACATAAAAAGTAAATTTCCTAAAAATGGTAATCAGGATATAGCTATAGATGCAACTCTGCGGGCTGCTGCAATCAGATCAAATGGCAGAATTAAGGTTGAAAATGAGGATATACGCCAGAAAGTGAGAAAACACGGTTCAAGAGCTTCCATAGCACTTGTTGTTGATGTAAGCGGATCTATGTTTTCACAAAGGAAAGCAAATAAAGTTAAAGGGATTCTAAATCAATTAATTGACGATACTGCCAGACATAAGGATAGAATCAGTGTTATCGGGTTTAAAGGTCAGGGTGCAGAAGTTATTGTCCCTACAACGAGACGTGCAGTTTCATTTAAAGAGTATGTGGATAATATTAGAGTAGGTGGGACCACACCTCTTGCTTCTGGAATTGAAAAAGGTTTTGAAGTGCTTAAAAAAGAGAAAAGAAAGAGGGAATATGTTCCAATAATGATGATATTAACCGATGGAATGCCTAATGTGGGAATAAAGGAAGGCCCTACAAGAGATGCCATTAATGCTGCAAAAAACCTTAAAGAGAATGATATAACTACCATCGTTGTTAATTTTGAAAAATCTGTTAAATATGGTAGGAGCACCAACATGGAAATTGCCTTAGCATCAGGAGGGCGTTATTATGACCTTGAAGACATAAAAGATGCAAAAGAGGCTGTATCCCAGATAATAGAGTATGAAAGGTCTTTTTTTTAA
- a CDS encoding geranylgeranylglyceryl/heptaprenylglyceryl phosphate synthase yields MKVENYIKNTLKDHKIHLTLLDPEKQSPEEAVRIAKEAVSGGTDGIMLGGSTTEPTELDATAKALQESVDVPVILFPGNISGVSRYADAIFFMSLLNSSNPYWITGAQALGAPAIKKMGIEILPMGYLVVEPGGTVGWVGDAKLIPRNKPDIAVAYAMAAECLGMRLLYLEAGSGADKHVPEAMITAVKKMSNIIVIVGGGIRDGKTAARIAKAGADIVVTGTVVEDSSNVKNKIEELVEGVKSG; encoded by the coding sequence ATGAAAGTCGAAAACTACATTAAAAATACATTAAAAGACCACAAAATACATTTAACACTTTTAGATCCAGAAAAACAGAGTCCTGAAGAAGCTGTAAGAATAGCAAAAGAAGCCGTATCTGGAGGAACAGACGGAATAATGCTTGGCGGATCAACTACAGAACCTACAGAACTTGATGCAACTGCAAAAGCCCTGCAGGAAAGCGTTGATGTTCCAGTTATTCTTTTTCCAGGAAATATTAGTGGTGTAAGCAGATATGCAGACGCAATTTTTTTTATGAGCCTTTTAAATTCAAGCAATCCCTACTGGATAACTGGTGCCCAGGCTTTAGGCGCTCCCGCAATTAAAAAAATGGGAATTGAAATACTTCCAATGGGCTATCTTGTTGTTGAACCTGGTGGAACAGTTGGATGGGTAGGAGACGCTAAATTGATTCCAAGAAACAAGCCAGATATTGCTGTTGCATATGCAATGGCTGCAGAATGCCTTGGAATGAGGTTGTTATATCTTGAAGCAGGTTCTGGTGCTGATAAACACGTTCCAGAAGCCATGATTACGGCAGTTAAAAAAATGAGCAATATAATTGTAATTGTGGGTGGAGGGATACGTGACGGCAAAACCGCTGCACGTATTGCAAAGGCTGGTGCAGATATTGTGGTGACCGGTACTGTAGTTGAAGACAGTTCTAATGTTAAAAACAAGATTGAAGAACTTGTTGAAGGGGTTAAATCAGGATAA
- a CDS encoding DUF116 domain-containing protein, protein MWVYEFYQIFGQIVFIAGILILILLSVTLILGKVLIRQEKLIFPRLLLFTIDVFYGLFKKFAGNVGVDEKIVDQIGVEVRNKVNEKSFKQIDDKDKVLILPHCLRNPKCEAKLNMTGLHCTHCNRCVIGVLKEKAEDRGYDVFIIPGSTFLKKISKENKFKAVLGVACYQDLNLAMMKLSDFHCQGVPLLKDGCVCTKVDTRAVLDKMGIELPQNTKIPQSNVTCSKERLSRKLL, encoded by the coding sequence ATGTGGGTTTATGAATTTTATCAAATTTTTGGACAAATAGTTTTTATTGCAGGTATTTTAATATTAATCCTGCTATCTGTTACACTTATTCTTGGAAAGGTTCTTATAAGGCAGGAAAAACTTATTTTCCCCCGGCTGCTCCTATTTACTATAGATGTATTTTACGGACTTTTCAAAAAATTCGCCGGTAATGTGGGAGTAGATGAAAAAATAGTGGATCAAATTGGTGTTGAAGTTAGAAATAAGGTCAATGAAAAGTCATTTAAACAAATTGATGATAAGGATAAGGTTTTAATACTCCCCCACTGTTTAAGAAACCCGAAATGCGAGGCCAAACTGAATATGACTGGTCTTCACTGTACTCACTGTAATCGGTGTGTAATAGGTGTTTTAAAAGAAAAGGCAGAAGATAGAGGATACGATGTATTTATTATACCTGGATCAACCTTTTTAAAGAAAATATCCAAAGAAAATAAATTTAAAGCCGTTTTAGGCGTTGCATGCTATCAGGATCTGAATCTGGCCATGATGAAACTTTCAGATTTCCACTGTCAGGGTGTGCCTCTTTTAAAAGATGGATGTGTCTGTACAAAGGTTGATACAAGGGCTGTTCTTGATAAAATGGGAATTGAACTCCCTCAAAATACTAAAATTCCTCAAAGTAATGTTACATGCAGTAAAGAACGTCTATCACGTAAACTACTTTAA
- a CDS encoding phosphate ABC transporter substrate-binding protein produces the protein MDSKYIVGIIIVIIVIIGSVIVFAGIGRPQPETINVVGSTSVHPTAERLAEAYMQKNPYITIHTAGPGTGEGIKSAKDGTADIGTASRDLKEEEKPGLNWTVIGRDGIATIVHPENNVSDLTKEQIRGIYLGEITNWREVGGADATINVVTREEGSGTRGAFEDIVMDDESIKPGAIVQGSTGSVMEAVRHDPNAIGYASLAYLTPDVKALSVGGVTPSPETVLDGTYEIQRPFLFLTRGEPTGAVKAFIDWVLGPEGQTIIKDEGLVPVG, from the coding sequence ATGGATTCAAAATACATAGTTGGAATAATAATAGTAATAATAGTAATAATCGGATCTGTCATCGTATTTGCAGGTATAGGCCGCCCACAACCAGAAACAATAAATGTGGTGGGTTCAACATCTGTACACCCAACAGCAGAAAGGTTAGCTGAAGCATATATGCAAAAGAACCCCTATATAACCATCCACACTGCTGGCCCTGGTACGGGTGAAGGTATTAAGAGTGCCAAGGATGGTACTGCAGACATTGGTACAGCTTCCAGAGATCTTAAAGAAGAGGAAAAGCCAGGACTGAACTGGACTGTTATTGGAAGGGATGGAATTGCTACCATAGTACACCCTGAAAACAATGTAAGTGATCTAACTAAAGAGCAGATCAGAGGTATATATTTAGGTGAGATCACAAACTGGAGAGAAGTGGGTGGAGCTGATGCAACAATCAATGTTGTAACCAGAGAAGAAGGTTCTGGTACAAGAGGAGCATTCGAAGATATCGTAATGGATGATGAGTCAATTAAACCTGGTGCTATAGTGCAGGGTTCAACTGGATCTGTAATGGAAGCTGTAAGACATGATCCAAATGCAATAGGCTATGCGTCCTTAGCCTATCTAACTCCAGATGTTAAAGCTTTAAGCGTCGGTGGTGTGACACCATCACCAGAAACAGTATTAGATGGTACTTACGAAATACAGAGACCATTTTTGTTTTTAACCAGAGGTGAACCAACAGGCGCTGTTAAAGCATTTATCGACTGGGTCTTAGGTCCTGAAGGACAGACAATAATAAAAGATGAAGGGTTAGTACCTGTAGGCTAA
- a CDS encoding DUF169 domain-containing protein yields MAEGTCEVEGYDMVSRELKEKLGLDKSPVAIKFVLREENIPEGIEKIDENIRHCEMVQKAAQGEMFYATGEEQMCKGGAAAIGLIETPEKIKTGEFYQSLGRFKSLGSAKRTMEAIPKIDPMMKAIIYAPLENVKFDPDVIIVICKPAQAMKLAQAMVYTRGGRLEASFSGIQSVCADAVAGPFVNNTANFTLGCSGSRQFAGIKEDEVIVGMNGENIGCIVTALISMK; encoded by the coding sequence ATGGCAGAAGGCACCTGCGAAGTAGAAGGATACGATATGGTATCAAGGGAACTTAAAGAAAAATTAGGCTTGGATAAATCTCCAGTAGCAATAAAATTTGTTTTAAGGGAAGAAAACATTCCAGAAGGAATTGAAAAAATAGATGAAAACATAAGGCACTGTGAAATGGTCCAAAAAGCAGCTCAAGGTGAAATGTTCTATGCAACAGGTGAAGAACAGATGTGTAAAGGTGGGGCTGCCGCTATTGGATTAATAGAGACTCCAGAGAAGATAAAAACAGGTGAATTTTATCAAAGCCTTGGTAGATTCAAAAGTTTAGGATCTGCAAAGCGTACAATGGAAGCAATCCCTAAAATAGACCCCATGATGAAAGCTATCATTTATGCGCCCTTAGAAAACGTTAAATTTGATCCTGATGTGATTATAGTAATTTGTAAGCCTGCCCAGGCAATGAAACTGGCACAAGCTATGGTTTACACCCGTGGAGGCAGATTAGAAGCAAGTTTTTCAGGAATTCAGTCAGTATGTGCTGATGCTGTGGCCGGTCCTTTCGTCAATAACACTGCCAATTTCACCCTTGGGTGCAGCGGCTCAAGACAGTTTGCAGGTATAAAAGAGGATGAAGTAATTGTGGGGATGAATGGCGAAAATATTGGATGCATTGTTACTGCACTCATATCCATGAAATAA
- a CDS encoding 50S ribosomal protein L40e, which yields MARFEEAENRIFHIKICLKCNARNPPTAKTCRKCGYKGLRPKAKESRG from the coding sequence ATGGCTAGATTTGAAGAAGCAGAAAACAGAATATTCCATATCAAAATATGCTTAAAATGTAATGCAAGAAACCCCCCAACTGCAAAAACATGCAGAAAATGCGGTTACAAAGGTCTAAGACCAAAAGCTAAAGAGTCAAGAGGATAG
- a CDS encoding NTP transferase domain-containing protein, with protein sequence MISAIITAAGKNRRMQQDLKARGMEIKHKLLLELHGTPIMLKTIQNTLDTGVYECIVVLGHFSDEIREVIDELDDERVRITVNPEIHVELSESLLNGVKMAKYDYCLCVAADQPTVSTETLKNLVNGLFEREAENTVSILARGRVGYLNSAEGLGMPFACHKGLLKKYMVGHSDNLNPILRKMVDDGVIFYGVPPHNDMELININRFDDYLKVTEKKRSKF encoded by the coding sequence ATGATATCTGCAATTATAACAGCAGCAGGAAAAAACAGACGGATGCAGCAAGATTTAAAAGCCCGTGGCATGGAAATTAAACATAAACTCCTCCTTGAACTCCATGGAACGCCCATAATGCTAAAAACAATCCAGAACACATTAGATACAGGCGTATATGAATGTATAGTTGTTTTAGGGCATTTCAGCGATGAAATAAGGGAAGTGATCGATGAACTGGATGATGAAAGGGTAAGGATAACTGTAAATCCAGAAATTCACGTTGAATTGTCTGAATCACTCTTAAATGGAGTTAAAATGGCTAAATATGATTATTGCCTTTGTGTTGCAGCAGATCAACCTACAGTATCAACTGAAACCCTTAAAAATCTTGTTAATGGATTATTTGAAAGAGAAGCTGAAAATACAGTTTCAATTCTTGCAAGAGGTCGTGTGGGATATTTGAATTCAGCAGAAGGCCTTGGAATGCCATTTGCATGCCATAAAGGTCTTTTAAAAAAATATATGGTTGGACACAGTGATAATTTGAATCCAATCCTTAGAAAAATGGTTGATGATGGAGTTATTTTTTATGGAGTTCCACCACATAACGATATGGAGTTAATAAACATCAACCGGTTTGATGATTATTTGAAGGTAACTGAAAAAAAAAGAAGTAAATTTTGA
- a CDS encoding DUF367 family protein, with the protein MRIVVYHKEECDRKKCTTVKLGKQGKVKVVTKLNMVPAGAIILDPYSQKALSCEDRETIMEKGLVGLDCSWKRLDKVPFRLKTGKNSRSLPFLIAANPTNYGKPCILSTAEAIAAGFYIIGFKDIAVDIMSPFKWGPHFLKLNEELLESYSKAKNSLEVVEIQNKYLE; encoded by the coding sequence ATGAGAATCGTTGTATACCACAAAGAAGAATGTGATCGTAAGAAATGCACCACGGTTAAACTTGGAAAACAGGGAAAAGTTAAAGTAGTTACAAAATTAAATATGGTACCTGCCGGTGCAATTATCCTGGATCCTTATTCACAGAAAGCTTTATCTTGTGAAGATAGAGAGACAATAATGGAAAAAGGACTTGTAGGACTTGATTGTTCGTGGAAAAGGTTAGATAAAGTTCCTTTTAGACTAAAAACAGGAAAAAACAGCAGATCATTACCCTTTTTGATAGCTGCAAATCCAACCAATTATGGAAAACCATGTATACTGTCAACTGCAGAGGCAATTGCAGCAGGTTTTTATATAATTGGGTTTAAAGATATAGCTGTTGACATTATGTCTCCATTCAAATGGGGCCCTCATTTTCTAAAGCTCAATGAAGAGCTCTTAGAAAGCTATTCTAAAGCTAAAAACAGTTTGGAAGTTGTAGAAATTCAAAATAAATACCTGGAATAA